A window from Acipenser ruthenus chromosome 36, fAciRut3.2 maternal haplotype, whole genome shotgun sequence encodes these proteins:
- the LOC131706686 gene encoding interferon-induced protein 44-like, protein MGGSPSCEPPRPEPLLPNPWREVEFSDDAYMKLQEEIKNHQPHPKASTTNILISGNVGSGKSSFLNSVLSELRREELNGRVQNIQAVRPGAQTSVTQHLKCHTFNDKMKIFDTAGFELEKTVNATIILKKIIDGEVAEDTKFDDILKSKMEGDKIHCVVLVLSLHTAENMHPALIQFYEQFIGMLTETGVPCQLLVTFIDKLVEKTEDLKSLYRRRDMKQKIENIAKNMRISVSNVLVVSNYFEEMKINQIKGTLLLEAVGQMLMAAKPFQERM, encoded by the exons ATGGGAGGATCACCATCATGcg AACCGCCGAGACCAGAGCCACTTCTCCCTAATCCATGGCGTGAAGTTGAATTCAGTGATGA tgcttacatgaaacttcaagaagaaataaaaaaccaCCAACCACACCCTAAGGCTTCCACAACAAATATTCTTATTTCGGGCAATGTGGGTTCCGGAAAGTCAAGCTTTCTAAATTCTGTGCTCTCAGAACTCAGGAGAGAAGAACTCAACGGCAGAGTGCAAAACATTCAAGCCGTGAGACCAGGTGCACAAACAAGCGTCACACAACAT CTAAAATGCCACACATTCAATGACAAGATGAAAATCTTTGATACAGCAGGATTTGAATTGGAGAAAACAGTAAATGCCAcgataatattaaagaagatcATAGATGGTGAAGTGGCTGAAGACACAAAG tttgacGATATTCTGAAATCAAAAATGGAAGGAGACAAAATCCACTGTGTTGTGTTGGTTCTATCACTTCATACCGCTGAAAATATGCACCCAGCATTGATTCAGTTTTATGAACAATTCATTGGAATGCTCACAGAGACTG GAGTACCATGCCAGCTGCTTGTTACATTCATTGATAAACTTGTTGAGAAAACTGAGGATTTGAAAAGTCTGTACAGGAGAAGAGATATGAAACAAAAG ATTGAAAACATAGCAAAGAACATGAGAATTTCAGTGAGCAACGTCCTTGTGGTTTCAAACTACTTTGAGGAGATGAaaattaaccaaataaaaggaaCACTGCTGTTGGAGGCAGTTGGTCAAATGCTGATGGCTGCAAAACCCTTTCAAGAGAGAATGTAG